In one window of Arachis ipaensis cultivar K30076 chromosome B06, Araip1.1, whole genome shotgun sequence DNA:
- the LOC107646638 gene encoding transcription factor bHLH70 has product MERLQLQGPLDSSLFGEHLEVNCLEQGFVDRESNFKVKEDEHEEQTLISSLEGNMPFLQMLQSVESPPFSPFKDPNFQALLRPQHLKKPWEGTPYIPTLESEINEFEQYTRSGSDAAWANKKTNSQHKDTRLSKHHHQERVRKRKRGRESKDKDKEEVENQRMTHIAVERNRRRQMNEHLSVLKSLMHPSYIQRGDHASIIGGAIDFVKELEQLVETLEAQRRMRNKEEEDGGMRSSASSSRKEEASGGNEAKAERRSKVGGIEVSVIQSHVNLRIQCEKRAGLLINAIVALENLRLPILHLNITSSDSSVLYSFSLKIEEDSKLGSANEIAEAVDKILTSLTH; this is encoded by the exons ATGGAGAGGCTTCAGCTTCAAGGACCCCTTGACTCCTCT TTGTTTGGTGAGCACCTAGAAGTGAATTGCTTGGAACAAGGTTTTGTCGATAGAGAGAGTAACTTCAAAGTCAAGGAGGATGAACATGAAGAACAAACTTTGATATCAAGCTTGGAGGGTAACATGCCATTCCTTCAGATGCTTCAAAGCGTGGAATCCCCTCCATTTTCTCCCTTCAAAGATCCAAACTTTCAGGCACTATTAAGACCGCAGCATCTTAAGAAACCATGGGAAGGGACGCCCTACATACCCACATTGGAATCCGAAATCAATGAATTTGAACAGTACACACGTTCAGGCAGTGATGCTGCTTGGGCTAATAAGAAGACAAACTCCCAGCATAAAGATACCAGGTTATCGAAACATCATCATCAGGAACGggtgaggaagaggaagagaggaAGAGAAAGTAAAGACAAGGACAAGGAAGAGGTTGAGAACCAGCGCATGACCCACATTGCTGTGGAACGCAATAGGCGGCGCCAAATGAATGAGCATCTCAGTGTTCTAAAGTCTCTCATGCACCCTTCCTATATTCAAAGG GGTGACCATGCATCAATCATAGGGGGTGCAATAGACTTTGTGAAGGAATTGGAGCAGTTAGTTGAAACCCTTGAGGCCCAAAGAAGGATgagaaacaaggaagaagaggATGGTGGAATGAGGTCATCAGCATCATCCAGCAGGAAAGAAGAAGCAAGTGGTGGCAATGAGGCTAAGGCAGAGAGAAGGTCAAAGGTGGGAGGCATTGAGGTGAGTGTGATTCAAAGCCATGTCAACTTGAGAATTCAGTGCGAGAAGAGAGCAGGGCTATTGATAAATGCAATCGTTGCATTGGAGAACCTAAGGCTCCCTATTCTTCATCTCAACATCACATCCTCAGATTCTTCAGTTCTCTATTCTTTCAGTCTCAAG ATTGAAGAAGACAGCAAGTTAGGGTCAGCAAATGAAATTGCAGAGGCAGTTGATAAGATATTGACTTCATTAACACATTAA